Proteins co-encoded in one Sulfuricaulis limicola genomic window:
- a CDS encoding murein transglycosylase domain-containing protein — protein MARTRKIILGLCCAALVAGCASSGRKAPTLNQTLAVLTSPTTRSVASIARSDNAREAIKAGLKSRESVYKSNPYALVQDVKTIQRDYTNLVTLLTGRVSKTWGKKEVKLPSRVQYIKYTQNYMSRAVVDFDKGEVTVETVDDKDPNASLKNAIVTTLLTPNDPRAVDLFSDSAITLTSEKEPYLLGLVVDQNNKPVASPVEAEGFADHLLKTRAATREVDLDNGKKKALFVKFPMVSNFENKQAEKYSHLVTKFAEQYKISPSLVYAVIRTESNFNPFAVSSAPAYGLMQLVPGSGGREAYRKAKGQDETPSKQFLFDAENNIELGTAYLNVLTYSQLEPVANPVSREYCVISAYNTGPSNVLRTFSKDKVAAVNAINGLSPSAVYQKLRTGLPYEETRQYLYKVVNYRRQFVANAN, from the coding sequence ATGGCAAGGACGCGGAAAATTATTCTGGGCCTGTGCTGTGCCGCGCTGGTGGCGGGATGCGCGTCGTCCGGAAGAAAGGCCCCGACGCTCAATCAGACGCTGGCCGTCCTCACCAGCCCGACGACGCGCTCGGTCGCCAGCATCGCACGCAGCGACAACGCCAGGGAAGCGATCAAGGCGGGCCTGAAGAGCCGGGAGTCGGTCTATAAATCCAACCCCTATGCGCTGGTGCAGGACGTCAAAACCATCCAGCGCGACTACACCAACCTGGTGACCTTGCTGACCGGCCGCGTCAGCAAGACCTGGGGCAAGAAGGAAGTAAAACTCCCCTCGCGCGTGCAATATATAAAGTACACGCAGAATTACATGAGCCGCGCGGTGGTGGATTTCGACAAGGGCGAGGTGACGGTGGAGACCGTGGACGACAAGGACCCGAACGCCAGCCTGAAAAACGCCATCGTCACCACGCTGCTCACGCCCAACGACCCGCGCGCGGTGGATCTTTTCTCCGACAGCGCCATTACCCTGACCAGCGAGAAAGAACCTTATCTCCTCGGTCTGGTGGTCGACCAGAACAACAAGCCTGTGGCCTCGCCGGTCGAGGCCGAGGGCTTTGCCGATCACCTTCTGAAAACCCGGGCCGCGACGCGCGAGGTCGACCTGGATAACGGCAAGAAAAAGGCGCTGTTCGTGAAATTCCCGATGGTGTCCAATTTCGAGAACAAGCAGGCCGAGAAATACAGTCATCTGGTGACGAAGTTCGCCGAGCAGTACAAGATCAGCCCGAGCCTGGTGTATGCCGTCATCCGCACCGAAAGCAATTTCAATCCCTTTGCCGTAAGTTCTGCGCCGGCTTACGGGTTGATGCAGCTCGTTCCCGGCAGCGGCGGACGCGAGGCCTATCGCAAGGCAAAGGGGCAGGATGAAACCCCGTCCAAGCAATTCCTGTTTGATGCCGAGAACAACATCGAGCTGGGTACGGCCTATCTGAATGTGCTTACCTACAGCCAGCTGGAACCGGTGGCCAATCCGGTATCGCGGGAATATTGTGTGATTTCGGCGTACAACACCGGGCCGAGCAATGTATTGCGGACGTTCTCGAAGGACAAGGTCGCTGCGGTGAATGCCATCAACGGCCTGTCGCCGTCGGCGGTGTACCAGAAGTTGCGCACCGGCCTGCCTTATGAAGAAACGCGGCAATACCTGTATAAGGTGGTCAATTACCGCAGGCAGTTTGTCGCCAACGCAAATTGA
- the dapB gene encoding 4-hydroxy-tetrahydrodipicolinate reductase encodes MINIAVTGAAGRMGRTLIEACARAEGLRLSAALERPGSAAIGKDAGELAGLGKLGVAVRAGLDGTDFDVLVDFTSPEATLANLDYCCQHKKKMVIGTTGLDEAGKGRIATAARDIAIVFAPNMSVGVNLCFKLLETAARVLGDEVDVEIIEAHHRHKADAPSGTALRMGEVVAKVLQRDLKEHGVYGRHGISGERARQTIGFSSIRAGDIVGDHTVLFAGGGERVEITHRAESRMPFASGALRAARWLAEKKNGLYDMQDVLGLR; translated from the coding sequence ATGATCAATATTGCCGTCACTGGCGCCGCCGGACGCATGGGCCGCACGCTCATCGAGGCCTGCGCGCGCGCCGAAGGTCTGCGTCTGAGCGCAGCGTTGGAGCGTCCCGGCAGCGCGGCCATTGGCAAGGACGCGGGCGAACTGGCGGGGTTGGGCAAGCTGGGCGTCGCCGTGCGTGCCGGGCTCGACGGGACGGACTTCGACGTGCTGGTGGATTTCACCAGTCCGGAAGCGACGCTTGCCAACCTCGACTACTGCTGCCAGCATAAAAAGAAAATGGTCATCGGCACCACCGGTCTCGATGAAGCAGGAAAAGGCCGTATCGCCACCGCCGCCAGGGACATCGCGATTGTGTTCGCGCCCAACATGAGTGTGGGCGTGAATCTGTGTTTCAAGCTGCTCGAAACCGCGGCGCGCGTGCTGGGCGACGAGGTGGACGTGGAGATCATCGAAGCGCACCACCGTCACAAGGCCGATGCGCCGTCGGGCACCGCGCTGCGCATGGGTGAAGTGGTCGCCAAAGTATTGCAGCGCGACCTCAAGGAGCATGGCGTATACGGCCGGCACGGCATCAGCGGCGAACGCGCGCGCCAGACCATCGGCTTCTCCAGCATCCGCGCCGGCGACATCGTCGGCGATCACACCGTGCTGTTCGCCGGCGGCGGCGAGCGCGTGGAAATCACGCACCGCGCCGAATCGCGCATGCCCTTCGCCAGCGGCGCGCTGCGCGCGGCGCGCTGGCTTGCCGAGAAGAAAAACGGCCTTTACGACATGCAGGACGTATTGGGATTGCGCTGA
- a CDS encoding AfsR/SARP family transcriptional regulator — MFDLQQLPVSVPATDEHRNYPLHIYTLGRFSVSRGIEPIRFARKAQHRPLELLKVLVALGGREVATDQLAMALWPESEGDEAYNAFEITLHRLRRLVGVDKALVLSNGLLTLDNQLCWVDVWAFEQATGQAEALLNSSQPDPDELAILSSRLLSLYHGHFLGRETPEPWSISLRERLRSKFLRHLMDVARHWERVGRHEAAIQCYLKGLEVDDLAEIFYQRLMVCYHQLGRRSEALAVYRRCRTTLSLILSITPSAATEAIHRRLI; from the coding sequence ATGTTTGACCTGCAACAATTACCTGTCAGTGTTCCCGCGACTGATGAGCACCGGAATTATCCGCTGCATATCTATACGCTTGGTCGTTTTTCAGTCTCCCGGGGCATAGAGCCGATCCGTTTTGCCAGGAAAGCCCAACACCGGCCCCTGGAGTTGCTCAAGGTGCTGGTGGCTCTGGGTGGCCGTGAAGTTGCCACGGATCAGCTGGCGATGGCGCTGTGGCCCGAATCCGAAGGCGACGAGGCCTACAACGCTTTCGAAATCACTCTGCACCGGCTGCGCAGACTTGTGGGCGTCGACAAGGCGCTGGTGCTTTCAAACGGACTGCTCACCCTCGATAACCAGCTTTGCTGGGTGGACGTATGGGCCTTTGAACAGGCCACAGGTCAGGCCGAAGCCCTGCTGAATTCTTCGCAACCGGATCCCGACGAGCTGGCGATACTGTCCTCCAGGCTGCTGTCGCTTTATCACGGGCATTTTCTCGGCCGTGAAACGCCCGAACCGTGGTCCATCTCCCTGCGCGAGCGGCTGCGCAGCAAATTCCTGCGCCACCTGATGGATGTCGCGCGTCACTGGGAAAGGGTCGGGCGGCACGAAGCCGCCATCCAGTGCTACCTGAAAGGGCTCGAGGTCGACGACCTCGCCGAAATTTTTTATCAACGTCTGATGGTCTGCTATCACCAGCTCGGACGGCGCAGCGAGGCGCTGGCCGTATACCGCCGTTGCCGCACGACTCTGTCGTTGATTCTTTCCATCACCCCTTCTGCTGCCACCGAAGCCATTCACCGTCGATTGATCTAA
- the dnaJ gene encoding molecular chaperone DnaJ, whose product MTKKDYYETLGVARNASDADIKKAYRRLAMKYHPDRNPGDKTTEAQFKDAKEAYEVLSDSQKRAAYDQFGHAGVDPSAAAGAAGGFYSAGGANFADIFGDVFGDIFGGGRARGAQVFRGANLRYSLELSLEDAVRGTEVRIRVPAMEKCETCQGSGAKAGTSSSVCRTCGGHGQVRMQQGFFSVQQTCPKCHGAGKVITDPCPTCHGAGRVQHTKTLSVKVPAGVDEGDQIRLAGEGEAGENGGPPGDLFVQIRLKPHSLFKREQDDLYCEMPVSFATAVLGGELEVPTLDGRASIKVPPGTQSEKLFRLRGKGVRNVRSGQTGDLYCRISVETPVNLTARQKELLQELEHSLREGGTRHSPREASWLDKLKGIFG is encoded by the coding sequence ATGACAAAAAAAGACTATTACGAAACACTCGGCGTGGCACGCAACGCTTCGGACGCGGATATCAAGAAGGCGTACCGGCGCCTGGCCATGAAATATCATCCGGACCGCAACCCGGGTGACAAGACCACCGAGGCCCAATTCAAGGACGCCAAGGAGGCCTACGAGGTCCTTTCCGATTCGCAGAAGCGCGCCGCGTACGATCAGTTCGGCCATGCCGGCGTGGACCCCTCGGCCGCGGCCGGCGCCGCGGGAGGATTTTATTCAGCGGGCGGCGCGAATTTCGCCGATATCTTCGGCGACGTGTTCGGCGACATCTTCGGCGGCGGGCGCGCACGCGGCGCGCAGGTCTTTCGCGGTGCGAATCTGCGTTACAGCCTGGAGCTTTCGCTTGAAGACGCCGTGCGCGGCACGGAAGTGCGCATCCGGGTTCCGGCAATGGAAAAGTGCGAGACCTGCCAGGGCAGCGGCGCCAAGGCCGGCACCTCGTCCAGCGTTTGCCGCACCTGCGGCGGCCACGGCCAAGTACGTATGCAACAGGGTTTCTTTTCCGTCCAGCAAACCTGTCCCAAGTGCCATGGTGCCGGCAAGGTCATCACCGATCCATGTCCGACCTGCCATGGCGCCGGCCGGGTGCAGCACACCAAAACATTGTCGGTCAAGGTTCCCGCCGGCGTGGACGAGGGCGATCAGATCCGTCTTGCGGGCGAAGGCGAGGCCGGCGAAAACGGCGGGCCGCCGGGTGACCTGTTCGTGCAGATCCGGCTCAAGCCGCATTCACTGTTCAAGCGCGAACAGGACGATCTCTATTGCGAAATGCCCGTGAGCTTTGCCACGGCGGTGCTTGGCGGCGAACTCGAGGTACCGACACTGGATGGACGCGCGTCAATCAAGGTACCGCCCGGCACCCAGAGCGAAAAACTTTTCCGTCTGCGCGGCAAGGGCGTGCGTAACGTGCGCAGCGGACAGACCGGTGATCTTTATTGCCGCATCAGCGTGGAGACACCAGTCAATCTGACTGCCAGACAGAAAGAGCTGTTGCAGGAACTTGAGCACTCGCTGCGTGAGGGGGGAACCCGTCATAGTCCTCGCGAAGCTTCTTGGCTCGACAAGCTCAAGGGCATCTTCGGCTGA
- the dnaK gene encoding molecular chaperone DnaK, with amino-acid sequence MAKIIGIDLGTTNSCVAVMEGDKVRVIENSEGDRTTPSIVAYTDDTEVLVGQVAKRQAITNPANTLYAIKRLIGRKYEDEVVQRDIKMVPYKIVKAKNGDAWVEAKGKSMAPQEISARVLQKMKKTAEDYLGEEVKEAVITVPAYFNDSQRQATKDAGRIAGLEVKRIINEPTAAALAYGMDKKPGDSKIAVYDLGGGTFDISIIEIAEVDKEHQFEVLSTNGDTFLGGEDFDKRIIDYLADEFKKDAGVDLHKDPLALQRLKDAAEKAKIELSSSQQTEVNLPYITADASGPKHLNIKITRAKLEALVEDLIQKTIEPCKVALKDAGLKASDIDDVILVGGQTRMPKVQQLVKDFFGKEPRKDVNPDEAVAVGAAIQGGVLGGQVKDVLLLDVTPLSLGIETLGGVMTKLIQKNTTIPTKASQVFSTADDNQTAVTVHVLQGEREMASGNKSLGRFDLGDIPPAPRGVPQIEVGFDIDANGILHVSAKDKATNKENRITIKAGSGLTEEEIQKMVKDAEAHAEEDHKARELAEARNHGDSLVHSVRKSVKEMGEKLDAAEKEKIEAAIKELEEATRGDDKDDIKKKTDALLEASHKLAEQMYAQANASAAPGAAETAGAEKTEAKEKENVVDAEFEEVKDDKDKK; translated from the coding sequence ATGGCAAAAATTATCGGTATAGACCTGGGCACAACCAACTCCTGCGTGGCGGTCATGGAAGGGGACAAGGTGCGCGTGATCGAAAACAGCGAAGGCGATCGCACGACCCCGTCGATCGTGGCCTACACCGATGATACCGAGGTGCTGGTGGGCCAGGTGGCCAAGCGCCAGGCGATCACCAACCCCGCCAACACGCTGTATGCCATCAAGCGCCTGATCGGGCGCAAGTACGAAGACGAAGTCGTGCAGCGCGACATCAAGATGGTGCCGTACAAGATCGTTAAGGCCAAGAACGGCGATGCCTGGGTGGAAGCCAAGGGCAAGTCCATGGCGCCGCAGGAAATTTCCGCGCGCGTCTTGCAGAAAATGAAAAAGACCGCCGAGGACTATCTCGGCGAGGAAGTGAAGGAAGCCGTCATCACCGTGCCGGCCTACTTCAACGATTCCCAGCGCCAGGCGACCAAGGACGCCGGGCGCATCGCCGGTCTCGAGGTCAAGCGCATCATCAACGAGCCGACCGCCGCGGCGCTCGCCTACGGCATGGACAAGAAGCCGGGCGATTCCAAGATCGCGGTCTATGACCTGGGCGGCGGCACGTTCGACATTTCCATCATCGAGATCGCCGAGGTCGACAAGGAGCACCAGTTCGAGGTGTTGTCCACCAACGGCGACACCTTTCTCGGTGGCGAGGACTTCGACAAGCGCATCATCGATTACCTCGCGGACGAATTCAAAAAGGACGCCGGCGTGGATCTGCACAAGGATCCACTCGCGTTGCAGCGCCTGAAGGATGCCGCGGAGAAGGCCAAGATCGAACTGTCCTCGAGCCAGCAGACCGAGGTGAACCTGCCGTACATCACGGCGGATGCCAGCGGCCCGAAGCATCTCAACATCAAGATCACGCGCGCCAAGCTCGAGGCGCTGGTCGAAGATCTCATTCAGAAAACCATCGAGCCGTGCAAGGTCGCGCTCAAGGACGCCGGGCTCAAGGCCTCCGACATCGACGACGTGATCCTGGTCGGCGGCCAGACCCGCATGCCCAAGGTGCAGCAGCTGGTGAAGGATTTCTTCGGCAAGGAACCGCGCAAGGACGTGAACCCGGACGAGGCGGTCGCCGTCGGCGCCGCCATCCAGGGCGGCGTGCTGGGCGGACAGGTGAAGGACGTGCTGTTGCTCGACGTCACGCCACTGTCGCTCGGCATCGAAACGCTGGGCGGCGTCATGACCAAGCTTATTCAGAAGAACACCACGATCCCGACCAAGGCCTCGCAGGTGTTTTCGACCGCCGACGACAACCAGACGGCGGTGACGGTGCACGTGCTGCAAGGCGAGCGCGAGATGGCCTCGGGCAACAAGTCGCTTGGCCGTTTCGACCTCGGCGACATTCCGCCGGCGCCGCGCGGCGTGCCGCAGATCGAGGTCGGGTTCGACATCGATGCCAATGGCATCCTGCATGTGTCAGCCAAGGACAAGGCCACCAACAAGGAAAACCGGATCACCATCAAGGCCGGTTCCGGCCTGACCGAGGAAGAGATCCAGAAAATGGTCAAGGACGCCGAGGCGCATGCCGAGGAAGACCACAAGGCGCGCGAGCTCGCCGAGGCGCGCAACCACGGTGACAGCCTGGTGCACAGCGTGCGCAAATCCGTGAAGGAAATGGGCGAGAAACTGGACGCCGCGGAAAAGGAAAAAATCGAGGCCGCCATCAAGGAACTCGAGGAAGCCACGCGCGGTGACGACAAGGACGATATCAAGAAAAAGACCGACGCTCTGCTGGAGGCCTCGCACAAGCTGGCCGAGCAGATGTACGCGCAGGCCAACGCCTCGGCCGCGCCGGGCGCGGCGGAAACCGCCGGCGCCGAGAAAACCGAGGCCAAGGAAAAGGAAAACGTGGTCGACGCCGAATTCGAGGAAGTGAAGGACGACAAGGACAAGAAGTAA
- the grpE gene encoding nucleotide exchange factor GrpE, which translates to MSEYKEAPAGPAARENAAPDAGAPHDLEPGTEAQQLQAELEKVRAEAAENLDRFLRARAEAENMRKRAELDVVATRKFAIERFASEIIAVRDSLELARMVELPKDSNPAVQKMHEGLDLTLKLLDGIFQKFGLTLIDPAGQKFDPERHQAISMVDSAEVPPGHVVNVVQKGFLLNDRLLRPAMVVVARAAAEPAKPAGSA; encoded by the coding sequence ATGAGCGAATATAAGGAAGCCCCGGCTGGCCCGGCGGCGAGGGAGAACGCTGCTCCGGACGCCGGCGCCCCACACGATCTCGAACCGGGCACTGAAGCCCAGCAATTGCAGGCAGAGCTGGAAAAGGTCCGTGCCGAGGCCGCGGAGAACCTGGACCGGTTCCTGCGCGCCCGCGCCGAGGCCGAGAACATGCGCAAGCGCGCGGAGCTGGATGTCGTGGCCACGCGCAAATTCGCCATTGAGCGCTTTGCTTCGGAAATCATCGCGGTCCGGGACAGCCTGGAGCTCGCCCGGATGGTGGAGCTGCCGAAGGACAGCAACCCGGCGGTGCAGAAAATGCACGAGGGGCTGGATCTGACTCTGAAATTGCTGGACGGCATCTTCCAGAAATTCGGCCTGACCCTGATCGACCCGGCGGGACAGAAATTCGACCCCGAACGACATCAGGCCATCAGCATGGTCGATTCCGCGGAGGTCCCGCCGGGCCACGTGGTAAATGTGGTCCAGAAGGGATTTTTGCTGAATGACCGCCTGTTGCGCCCGGCCATGGTGGTCGTGGCGCGCGCGGCGGCCGAGCCGGCAAAGCCGGCCGGGTCAGCTTGA
- the hrcA gene encoding heat-inducible transcriptional repressor HrcA, giving the protein MTLDARAEILLKTLIERYIAEGQPVGSRTLARQAGLDLSSATVRNVMSDLEEMGLVRSPHTSAGRVPTERGYRVFVDTLLKVKSLNVNELHKLEKELHADHDPQHLIENASHMLSEVCKLAGIVMMPRREEQLAFRHIDFVNLSNRRVLVILVTQDGQVHNRIIQAERDYSPAELVQSANYFNETYSGTSMSDVKRALLQEIQQASDDMQRIMQVAVSMAREALSGEEQSDELVVSGESNLMDFPELGDVRKLRKLFEAFNAKRDLLHLLDQSMRGPGVKIFIGQESGYDVLADCSVVTAPYSADGRIVGTLGVIGPTRMAYEQVISIVDITARLLGGALSSSERPGRLESSGR; this is encoded by the coding sequence ATGACTCTCGATGCCCGCGCGGAAATATTGCTGAAAACGCTGATTGAGCGGTATATCGCCGAGGGTCAGCCCGTGGGTTCGCGCACCCTGGCGCGTCAGGCCGGGTTGGATCTGTCCTCGGCCACGGTGCGCAACGTCATGTCAGACCTTGAGGAAATGGGGCTGGTGCGCTCCCCGCATACCTCGGCCGGGCGCGTGCCGACGGAACGCGGCTATCGCGTGTTCGTGGACACCCTGCTGAAGGTCAAATCCCTGAACGTGAACGAGTTGCACAAACTCGAGAAAGAGCTGCACGCGGATCACGACCCGCAGCACCTCATCGAGAATGCCTCGCACATGCTGTCCGAGGTCTGCAAGCTCGCCGGCATCGTCATGATGCCGCGGCGCGAGGAGCAGCTGGCCTTCCGCCACATCGATTTCGTGAATCTCTCGAACCGGCGCGTGCTGGTGATCCTGGTGACGCAGGACGGCCAGGTGCACAACCGCATCATCCAGGCGGAGCGTGACTATTCTCCGGCCGAGCTGGTGCAGTCCGCCAATTATTTCAACGAGACCTATTCCGGCACTTCCATGAGCGACGTGAAACGCGCCCTGCTGCAGGAGATACAACAGGCCAGCGACGACATGCAACGCATCATGCAGGTCGCGGTGAGCATGGCGCGCGAGGCGCTGAGCGGCGAGGAACAGTCCGACGAGCTGGTGGTCAGCGGCGAATCCAATCTCATGGATTTCCCCGAGCTGGGGGACGTACGCAAGCTGCGCAAGTTGTTCGAGGCCTTCAATGCCAAGCGCGACCTTTTGCATCTGCTGGACCAGAGCATGCGTGGCCCCGGCGTGAAAATATTCATCGGCCAGGAATCGGGTTACGACGTGCTGGCCGATTGCAGCGTGGTCACGGCGCCCTACAGCGCCGACGGCCGCATCGTCGGCACGCTGGGGGTCATCGGCCCCACGCGCATGGCCTATGAGCAGGTGATCTCCATCGTCGATATCACGGCCCGGCTCCTGGGCGGCGCCCTCAGCAGCAGCGAGCGTCCCGGGCGGCTTGAATCCTCGGGCCGTTAA
- a CDS encoding NAD(+) kinase, with amino-acid sequence MDKKIKTVGLFGKYQDQTVVEHLRRLEEFLLGRKLKVLLDQATAEHFPGSKSPSRPRAAIGSEIDLAVVVGGDGTLLNVARELAPHHVPIIGVNLGRLGFLTDIQAETMTTEIGKILGGDYQTETRLLLHAEVMRKGRIVHTASAFNDVIVAKGELARMIEFETFVDGEFVHSIRGDGIIIASPTGSTAYALSSGGPILHPTLDAIAIVPICPHTLSNRPIVISSDSIVEILVSRIAEQHAYSAYDGQSTFTLQDHDRVYIRRSEHEVELLHPSGRSHFEVMRIKLHWGRKL; translated from the coding sequence ATGGACAAAAAAATCAAAACCGTCGGCCTGTTCGGCAAATACCAGGACCAGACCGTGGTCGAACACCTGCGCCGGCTCGAGGAATTCCTGCTGGGGCGCAAGCTCAAGGTCCTGCTGGACCAGGCCACGGCCGAGCATTTCCCCGGATCCAAGTCACCGTCGCGGCCGCGCGCCGCCATCGGCAGCGAAATCGATCTGGCGGTCGTCGTCGGCGGCGACGGCACCCTGCTCAACGTGGCGCGCGAACTCGCGCCGCATCACGTCCCCATCATCGGCGTCAACCTCGGCCGTCTCGGTTTCCTCACCGACATCCAGGCCGAGACCATGACCACCGAGATCGGCAAGATTCTCGGCGGCGACTACCAGACCGAAACCCGGCTGCTGTTACACGCGGAGGTCATGCGCAAGGGACGCATCGTGCACACCGCCAGCGCCTTCAACGACGTGATCGTGGCCAAGGGCGAGCTGGCGCGCATGATCGAGTTCGAGACCTTTGTCGACGGCGAATTTGTCCATAGCATCCGTGGCGACGGCATCATCATCGCCAGTCCCACCGGCTCCACCGCCTACGCGCTGTCGTCGGGCGGGCCGATCCTGCATCCCACGCTCGACGCCATCGCCATCGTGCCGATCTGCCCGCACACGCTGTCAAACCGGCCGATCGTGATTTCCAGCGACAGCATCGTGGAGATCCTAGTTTCGCGCATCGCCGAGCAACACGCCTACAGCGCCTACGACGGCCAGTCCACCTTCACGCTGCAGGACCACGATCGCGTGTACATACGGCGCTCCGAACACGAGGTCGAGCTGCTGCACCCCTCGGGCCGCAGCCACTTCGAGGTGATGCGCATCAAGCTGCACTGGGGCCGGAAACTCTGA
- the recN gene encoding DNA repair protein RecN, producing MLTQLYVRDFAIVRELSLAYESGFTVLTGETGAGKSILIDALALVLGERADSQVIRHGCARAEVSAGFAVKPASSAAKWLKENDLFDDQECVLRRVVETDKPSRGFINGRPVPVQMLRELGEHLVDIHGQHEHQSLLRRDAQREILDDYAGLEDDVRVLAGHYRDMETLRERLTTLKQRTADREARVEWLTHQVRELEALALATGEIPALEEEHARLANGAELIEGVQSLAQAVTEDEETAVARQLARAVSRLESLVKYDHKLGEIAALLNEASIQIDEAGGRLNHYLESLELDPSRLQAVERRLSTVHDLARKHKVKPEELPAVHARLRTELNEIENLDTSLTKLEEDLGKVNTLYLKAAKEITRARQNAAKKLAKAVTGEMQELGMPGGSFEVSVTPLPEGETGAHGLERIEFLVSANPGQPARPLAKVASGGELSRISLALQVVLAGTGRIPTLIFDEVDVGIGGRVAEVVGRKLRALGESRQVLCITHLAQVAAQGAQHVQIRKQTEGKDTVAEAIPLTERERTMEIARMIGGVEISKQTLAHAKDMLERASA from the coding sequence ATGCTGACGCAGCTTTACGTCCGCGATTTCGCCATCGTGCGCGAGCTGAGCCTCGCGTACGAATCCGGTTTCACGGTACTGACCGGCGAGACCGGCGCGGGCAAGTCCATTCTCATCGACGCGCTGGCGCTGGTGCTGGGCGAACGCGCCGACAGCCAGGTGATCCGCCACGGTTGCGCGCGTGCCGAAGTCTCGGCCGGCTTTGCCGTGAAGCCCGCGAGCAGCGCCGCGAAATGGCTCAAGGAGAACGACCTGTTCGACGACCAGGAATGCGTGCTGCGGCGCGTGGTCGAGACCGACAAACCCTCGCGCGGGTTCATCAACGGCCGGCCGGTACCGGTCCAGATGCTGCGCGAGCTGGGCGAACATCTGGTGGACATCCACGGCCAGCACGAACACCAGTCACTGCTGCGGCGCGATGCCCAGCGGGAGATTCTCGACGATTATGCCGGCCTGGAGGACGACGTGCGTGTCCTTGCCGGCCACTACCGGGATATGGAAACGCTGCGCGAGCGGCTGACCACCCTGAAGCAGCGCACGGCGGATCGCGAGGCGCGCGTCGAGTGGCTCACGCACCAGGTGCGCGAACTGGAAGCGCTGGCGCTGGCCACGGGCGAGATTCCCGCGCTCGAGGAAGAACATGCGCGCCTGGCCAACGGCGCCGAGCTCATCGAAGGCGTGCAATCCCTGGCGCAGGCGGTCACGGAAGACGAGGAAACAGCGGTAGCGCGGCAACTGGCGCGCGCCGTCAGCCGGCTGGAATCGCTCGTGAAGTACGACCACAAGCTCGGCGAAATCGCCGCCCTGCTCAACGAGGCTTCCATCCAGATCGACGAGGCCGGCGGCCGCCTGAATCATTATCTCGAAAGCCTGGAACTCGACCCGTCGCGGTTGCAGGCCGTCGAACGCCGCCTGTCCACCGTGCATGACCTGGCGCGCAAACACAAGGTGAAACCCGAGGAGCTGCCGGCGGTGCACGCGCGCCTGCGCACGGAACTGAACGAGATCGAAAACCTCGACACCAGCCTCACGAAACTCGAAGAGGATCTTGGAAAGGTGAATACGCTTTATCTCAAGGCGGCGAAAGAAATCACGCGCGCGCGCCAGAACGCGGCGAAAAAACTCGCCAAGGCCGTCACCGGCGAAATGCAGGAGCTCGGCATGCCGGGCGGAAGTTTTGAAGTCAGCGTCACGCCGTTGCCGGAGGGTGAAACCGGCGCCCATGGCCTCGAGCGCATCGAATTCCTGGTCAGCGCCAATCCCGGACAGCCGGCGCGGCCGCTGGCCAAGGTGGCCTCCGGTGGCGAGCTGTCGCGTATCAGCCTCGCCCTGCAGGTGGTGCTCGCGGGCACCGGGCGCATCCCCACGCTGATCTTCGACGAGGTCGACGTCGGCATCGGCGGACGCGTGGCCGAGGTGGTGGGCCGCAAACTGCGCGCACTCGGCGAATCGCGTCAGGTGCTGTGCATCACGCACCTGGCCCAGGTGGCGGCGCAGGGCGCTCAGCATGTCCAGATACGCAAACAGACCGAAGGCAAGGACACGGTGGCCGAGGCGATACCACTGACCGAGCGCGAGCGCACCATGGAAATCGCGCGTATGATTGGCGGCGTGGAAATCAGCAAGCAAACACTGGCGCACGCCAAGGACATGCTCGAACGTGCCTCAGCCTGA
- a CDS encoding N-acetyltransferase: MPQPDLTRAAEHAAPVIRPAAIGDVPYIHHLLEIYAAQGNLLPRTMNELYRHLRDFFVVEVNGQVAGCGALEIFTESLGEVRSLVVDDAWKGRGFGRLLVQRIIEEARAIGLNRLMALTYVAPFFHKLGFRTVPMDTLPEKVWGICVKCYKYNNCDETAVLLELK; encoded by the coding sequence GTGCCTCAGCCTGACCTGACCCGCGCCGCCGAGCACGCTGCGCCGGTGATACGGCCGGCCGCGATCGGCGACGTGCCCTACATCCATCATCTGCTCGAAATCTACGCCGCGCAGGGCAACCTGCTGCCGCGAACGATGAACGAGCTCTATCGCCATCTGCGCGATTTTTTCGTGGTCGAGGTGAACGGCCAGGTCGCCGGCTGCGGCGCGCTTGAAATATTCACCGAAAGCCTCGGCGAGGTCAGAAGCCTGGTGGTGGACGATGCCTGGAAGGGCCGGGGCTTCGGACGCCTGCTGGTGCAGCGCATCATCGAAGAGGCGCGCGCCATCGGCCTGAACCGGCTGATGGCCCTGACCTACGTCGCGCCGTTTTTCCACAAGCTCGGCTTCAGGACCGTGCCCATGGACACGCTGCCCGAGAAGGTCTGGGGCATCTGCGTCAAGTGCTACAAATACAATAACTGCGATGAAACCGCGGTGCTGCTGGAACTCAAATAG